The stretch of DNA CGAGCGACAGTGCCGCGAGCCTCGCGATGCACTGTTCCGATCACCTCAAGCAGGAGTTACGCCCGTGAGCAAGCGGACCTACCAGCCGAACAACCGTCGTCGTGCCAAGGTGCACGGCTTCCGTAAGCGCATGTCCACCCGTGCAGGTCGCGCTGTCCTCGCTTCGCGACGCCGCAAGGGTCGCGCTCGCCTCGCTGCCTGAGGTGCTCAGCGCGGCGCACCGGTTAGCGCGGGGTGAGGACTTCACTACCGCGATTCGTCGGGGTACGCGTTGCGGGAACCGCAGGCTGGTCGTGCACTACCGCGCCGGCGGGAGAGGGGATGAGTCCCCGGCTCTCGTCGGCGTCGTCGTGCCCAAGAAGCAGATCCCGCTGGCCACCCGCCGCAACCGTGTCAAGCGCCGCGTGAGAGCCCTCATGGCTCAGCGGGTCGGTGCGCTTGAGCCGGGCGCCCGCGTCGTCGTACGTGGACTCGCCGGTGCTGACGGCGCTGACAGCAGCATCCTGGGAAGGGACCTCGATCGGCTTCTGAGCCGGTGCCGTGAGCGCCAGGCCCAAGGGCGGCAGCGGTGAGACGTGCGGAACGGTGATGAGCGAGCGATGAGTGGATGGTTCACACGGGTCCTTCTGGCTCCAGTGCATCTCTATCAGCGCTACATCTCTCCGGCTCTGCCGGCGACGTGCCGTTACTACCCCACTTGCTCGACCTACGCCGTCACGGCGCTGGAGGTGCATGGCCCGGTCAAGGGCACGCTGCTGAGCGTGTGGCGCCTGCTGCGATGCAATCCGCTGACTCCCGGTGGAGTCGACCATGTTCCGGACAAGGGACGCTGGCGCTACCACCATCCCCGCGATATTCCCCGGTTCACAGTCGAAGAACCCTGATCGGTCCCAGCGGATCAGCTGGCCAAGCGCCCACTCGGACCCTGATCTTGCACTGATACTGCTCTCTTACGAGATCCTCATACAAGGAGTACGGATGGACACGTTGCTATGGCCCCTCAAGGTGGCCGTGGCCTGGGTCATGGTCACGATCCACAAGGGCCTGGTCCTCATCGGGTTCCCCGATGGGCCGGGTATTGCCTGGGTGCTGTCCATCATCGGTCTGACGATCGTGGTGCGGCTGCTCATCATGCCGCTGTTCGTCAAGCAGATCCGGGCCTCGCGCGGGATGCAGCTCCTCCAGCCGGAGATGCAGGCGCTCCAGGCCAAGTACAAGGGTAAGAAGGATCCCGAGTCGCGCCAGCGCATGAACGAAGAGATGATGGCGCTCTACCGCAAGCACGGGACCAACCCCATGGCCTCCTGCCTGCCGATCCTGGTGCAGATGCCCATCTTCTTCGCCCTCTTCCGCGTGCTGGCCTCACTGGGCGCCGTCGCCGACGGCAAGTACGGACGCCCTTCGATCGGTCCACTCACGCAGGCGCTGGCCGAGCAGGTCCAGAACTCCAGCGTCCTCGGCGCCAGCCTGTCCTCCTCCTTCATGGACAGTGGGGACAACACGCAGGTCAAGATCGTCACGGTCGCCATGATCATCATCATGTCGGTCACGCAGTGGTACACCATGGCGCAGCTGACGATGAAGAACATGTCGGCGGAGTCCATGAACTCCGACAACCCCATGATCCGGTCCCAGCGGATGATGATGTACGTGATGCCGGTGATTTTCGCCGTCTCCGGCGTCAACTTCCAGATCGGTGTGCTCGTCTACTGGGTGGTCTCCAACGTGTGGACCATGGGGCAGCAGTTCTTCACCATTCGTAATATGCCGGCACCCGGCAGCGAGGCCGAGAAGAAGTACCGCGCCCGGGTCAACGCCAAGCGGGCCCGTAAGGGCCTGCCCTCGCTGGAGGAGGAGGAGCGGGCCGAGGCGGTCGCGAAGGCCGAGGCCGAGGGGCGTACAGGTGGCCAGCGGGTCCAGCCGGTGCGCAAGAACCGACAGAAGAAGTCCGGTGTCCAGAGCGAGACTCGTACGGACGCCGTCGGCGAGTCCACCACCGACCAGGACATGAATGAGGACCTGGGCGACTCCGAGGACTCGGCATCGCCATCCTCCAAGAGTGGCGGTCTCACCGACGAGGAGATCGCCCGACGCCGTTACGAGCGTCGAGCCCGCCAGCGTCGTGAGGCGGCGGCTCGTCGCAAGGCCCAGGCCAAGAAGAAGCGCAATCGCTGAGAGTCGCTCAGCGGTGACACAACCCGGTTCCCACCGATAGATACGGATGACATCATGAGTGAGCAGCACAGCAACGACTCCTCCCACCACCTCGCGGGTCGCCCTGTGAGCAGCACCGTCTCGCGCCTCGAGGAGGAGGGCGAGGTCGGTGCCGACTACCTCGAGGAGCTCCTCGACATCGCCGACCTGGGCGGCGACATCGACATCGACATCGACCACGGGCGCGCCTCGATCGCCGTGGTCGCCTCCGAGGAGGGCGACGAGCGTGAGCTCGCCGATCTCGTGGGGCGCGACGGCGAGGTCCTTGAGGCGGTGCAGGAACTGACCCGCCTCGCCGTCCAGGCGCGCACCGGCAACCGTTCCCGACTCATGCTCGACATCAACGGCTACCGCGCCGCCCGCCGGACCGAGCTCGCCAAGGTCGCCCAGGAGGCGGTTACCAAGGTGCTCACCTCCGGAGAGTCCGTCAGTCTTGAGCCCATGAATCCCTTCGAGCGTAAGGTCTGTCACGACGTCGTCGCCTCAGCCGGCCTGGTCTCCGAGTCCGAGGGCGCTGAGCCGTGCCGTTACGTGGTGGTTCTGCCGGCCGACGAGGTGGATGACGTCGACGACGTCGATCAGGCCGGCGTCGACGTCGATGCCGAGTCCGCTGACGACCAGACCGAGCAGCAGGTCGGCGACGAGCTGGTCGTGGAGCGGTCTTAAGCATGAGTGACGAGCAGCGGGCCCAGGTGGAGCAGCCGACGCCGGAGATGCGGGAGATCTTCGGGGTCTCCTTCGCCGCGGCGGAGCACTTCGCGCAGATGCTCGCTGAGGAGGGTGAGCTGCGCGGCCTCGTGGGGCCGCGTGAGCTTCCCCGCCTGTGGAGCCGGCACATCGTCAACTCGGCCGCCGTCGTCCCCTTCCTACCGGCTCGCGGAACCGTGGCCGATGTCGGCTCCGGGGCTGGTTTTCCCGGCATCGTGGTCGCGTTGCTGCGACCCGACCTCGACGTGACGCTCATTGAGACGATGGAGCGCCGGACCCAGTGGCTGTCCGACGTTGTCGAAGAGCTGGACCTGGACAACGTGACCATCCGGCGGGCCCGGGCCGAGGAGATCAAGGACCGCTTTGACGTGGTCACGGCTCGCGCAGTGGCGAACCTGTCCAAGCTCGTGCGGCTGACAGCGCCGCTGCTGCGGCCGGGGGGCGCACTCCTCGCGCTCAAGGGGATGCGGGCGCAGGACGAGGTCGATGACGCCAAGTACGTGATTAAAAAGGCAAAATTATCAGTCGCTGTGGTTCATGAGGTAGTTACTCCCGGCGATGAAACCACTTCCGTGGTTGAGATTCGCCGCCCGAAGAACCGGTGAGATACGGCGCGCGTTCGGTGTAACGCGTAAGGATCGACGTGCTCGCGTAGACTCGTAACTGCCCGACTGGCTCGGGCAGATGGGTCGTCGTCCGAGGAGAAGCAGGTTTGTCCGGATCGTCTATCTTCGATCAGCTCCAGGCCGAGCACCTCGCTCTAGACGAGGTAGCGGGTGGAGAGTTCCCACATCCCGAGCGGACTCGCGTTATCGCGGTCGCTAACCAGAAAGGCGGCGTCGGCAAGACGTCGACCGCAGTCAATCTTGCCGCGGCCTTGGCTGAAGGCGGATTGCACGTACTTCTCATCGATGCCGATTCGCAGGGCAACGCCTCGACAGCTCTGGGGGTGGAGCACGACGACGACAACGCCTCCATCTACGACGTTCTGGTCGACGGAACTCCTATCAAGGATGTGGTGTCCAAGACCCGTTTCTGCGAGACCCTGTGGTGCGTACCGGCAACAATCGATGTTGCCGCTGTGGAGATCGAGCTCATTTCCACTGCCGAGCGAGAGTCGCGTCTGCGCCGTGCGTTGGTGGACTACCTGGTTTCACGTGAAACCGATGAACAGGAATCTCTCGATTACGTCATCATTGACTGCCCGCCGAGCCTCGGCATCATGACGATCAATGCCTTCGTCGCCGCCGACGAGGTCCTCATCCCAATGCAGGCCGAGTACTACGCACTCGAGGGGCTGGCTCTGCTGACACGCTCCATCGACAGGATCGCGCGTATCCACAATCCCGGACTGGGTGTCTCGATGATTGTGCTCACCATGTTTGACGGACGCACCACCCTGGCTCGTGAGGTGGAGTCCGAGGTTCGTTCCTATTTCCCTGATGCAACGCTGGACACCAAGGTGCCGCGTTCGATCCGTGTTGCCGAAGCTCCCTCCTTCGGCGCTCCCGTGGTGTTCTGGGATCCCCGGTCCACCGGCGCAATTGCGTATAAGAAAATGGCTCGTGAGGTCGCTCTGCGGGGCGCTCCCAGAAATGAAGGCGAGGAAGCCTAATGGCTCAGAAACGGCGCGGACTTGGTCGGGGTCTGGAGGCGCTGATCCCAGACGCTCAGAAGGAGAAGGTATCCGCGTCTCGTCCCTCCGACGTGTTCTTTCCCGACTCACGGGAAGCTGGAACACAGGATGAAGGCGCCGCACCACATGCCGATCACGCTCCGGAGACTGAACCAGCGGCGGAGGCACGGAGTACTCGCGACCTGACCGCTACTCTCCTGGCTCCGTCCCAACGGAAACGGGCTTCCAAGAGCCGTTCGACATCGTCCTCCAGAACGCCGGCGAAGAATAAGCAGACGACTTCCGTTTCACGTGAAACCACGGTGGATTCGGCTGACTCGACGGATGACGCGAAGAAGAAGACTCGGCGTGCGGTGTCGGCAACCACCTCGAAGAAGCACGCCCAGTCGGCCGGTGGTAAGACGGCTCCGAAGCGTCCTGCGAAGAGATCGGCAGAGACGACGTCGGCGACGACCTCCGTCGAGTCGGATGCCGCAGGCAAGGTAGAGGAGCAGTCATCGCGACCGGAGGCTGTTGAGGTACCTGCCGCAGTTGATGAATCGACGCACGATGGTGCGACCGGGGTCGACAATGCCGTCGCTGATTCTGTTTCTTCGGAAGAGGGTGAGAAGCCCGAAGAGTCCGCTGTTTCACGTGAAACAGAGGAGGAGCACTCGGTGAGTGCGGAGGCTGAACCCTCGCATTCCCAGACTGCGCAGTCTTCCGACGCATCGAATGAACCGGAGGGTCATGTCGAATCTCCTGGCGGCACTGACGACGAGGGCGCCACTGAGGGGAGCGATGGGCCCGATCTGGTTCCCGTTCCCGGTGCGCACTTCGCTGAGATTCCGGTAGGACTGATCCACCCGAATCCTCGCCAGCCCCGTCAGGTGTTCGATGAGGAGGATATTTCTGAGCTGGCGGCCTCGATCGCAGAGGTGGGGCTGCTGCAGCCCATCGTGGTGCGGCAGGTACCTACCTCTCCGGGAGAGGAGCCGCGTTATGAGCTCATCATGGGTGAGCGTCGTTTGCGTGCCTCCAAGGAGGCCGGCCTGGAGACCATTCCGGCAGTGGTCCGGGACACCGATGACGTTGACCTGCTGCGCGACGCACTGCTGGAGAACCTGCACCGGGTTCAGCTCAACCCGCTGGAAGAGGCCGCGGCCTACCAACAGCTGCTGGAGGACTTCCAGTGCACTCATGCGGAGCTGTCCGAGAGGATTGCCCGCTCGCGCTCACAGATCTCCAACACGCTGCGCCTCATGAAGCTTCCGCCGCTGGTCCAGCGCAGGCTCGCCGCAAATGTCATCTCGGCCGGCCACGCACGTGCCCTGCTGGGACTTCCGAATGCCGCGGAGATGGAACGGCTCGCGCAACGAGTAGTGGCTGAAGGGCTGTCCGTTCGCGCGACGGAGGAGCTCGTTGCTCTTCAT from Actinomyces sp. Marseille-P3109 encodes:
- the rnpA gene encoding ribonuclease P protein component, with amino-acid sequence MLSAAHRLARGEDFTTAIRRGTRCGNRRLVVHYRAGGRGDESPALVGVVVPKKQIPLATRRNRVKRRVRALMAQRVGALEPGARVVVRGLAGADGADSSILGRDLDRLLSRCRERQAQGRQR
- a CDS encoding Jag family protein, translating into MSEQHSNDSSHHLAGRPVSSTVSRLEEEGEVGADYLEELLDIADLGGDIDIDIDHGRASIAVVASEEGDERELADLVGRDGEVLEAVQELTRLAVQARTGNRSRLMLDINGYRAARRTELAKVAQEAVTKVLTSGESVSLEPMNPFERKVCHDVVASAGLVSESEGAEPCRYVVVLPADEVDDVDDVDQAGVDVDAESADDQTEQQVGDELVVERS
- the rsmG gene encoding 16S rRNA (guanine(527)-N(7))-methyltransferase RsmG; the protein is MSDEQRAQVEQPTPEMREIFGVSFAAAEHFAQMLAEEGELRGLVGPRELPRLWSRHIVNSAAVVPFLPARGTVADVGSGAGFPGIVVALLRPDLDVTLIETMERRTQWLSDVVEELDLDNVTIRRARAEEIKDRFDVVTARAVANLSKLVRLTAPLLRPGGALLALKGMRAQDEVDDAKYVIKKAKLSVAVVHEVVTPGDETTSVVEIRRPKNR
- a CDS encoding ParB/RepB/Spo0J family partition protein, which produces MAQKRRGLGRGLEALIPDAQKEKVSASRPSDVFFPDSREAGTQDEGAAPHADHAPETEPAAEARSTRDLTATLLAPSQRKRASKSRSTSSSRTPAKNKQTTSVSRETTVDSADSTDDAKKKTRRAVSATTSKKHAQSAGGKTAPKRPAKRSAETTSATTSVESDAAGKVEEQSSRPEAVEVPAAVDESTHDGATGVDNAVADSVSSEEGEKPEESAVSRETEEEHSVSAEAEPSHSQTAQSSDASNEPEGHVESPGGTDDEGATEGSDGPDLVPVPGAHFAEIPVGLIHPNPRQPRQVFDEEDISELAASIAEVGLLQPIVVRQVPTSPGEEPRYELIMGERRLRASKEAGLETIPAVVRDTDDVDLLRDALLENLHRVQLNPLEEAAAYQQLLEDFQCTHAELSERIARSRSQISNTLRLMKLPPLVQRRLAANVISAGHARALLGLPNAAEMERLAQRVVAEGLSVRATEELVALHEESEPGSDQPRVLRARSTPLPALSTRLSDAFDTRVKVTRGAKKGRITIEFAGDEDLARIVGALAPGTSLDEE
- the rpmH gene encoding 50S ribosomal protein L34; translation: MSKRTYQPNNRRRAKVHGFRKRMSTRAGRAVLASRRRKGRARLAA
- the yidC gene encoding membrane protein insertase YidC, whose translation is MDTLLWPLKVAVAWVMVTIHKGLVLIGFPDGPGIAWVLSIIGLTIVVRLLIMPLFVKQIRASRGMQLLQPEMQALQAKYKGKKDPESRQRMNEEMMALYRKHGTNPMASCLPILVQMPIFFALFRVLASLGAVADGKYGRPSIGPLTQALAEQVQNSSVLGASLSSSFMDSGDNTQVKIVTVAMIIIMSVTQWYTMAQLTMKNMSAESMNSDNPMIRSQRMMMYVMPVIFAVSGVNFQIGVLVYWVVSNVWTMGQQFFTIRNMPAPGSEAEKKYRARVNAKRARKGLPSLEEEERAEAVAKAEAEGRTGGQRVQPVRKNRQKKSGVQSETRTDAVGESTTDQDMNEDLGDSEDSASPSSKSGGLTDEEIARRRYERRARQRREAAARRKAQAKKKRNR
- the yidD gene encoding membrane protein insertion efficiency factor YidD, encoding MSGWFTRVLLAPVHLYQRYISPALPATCRYYPTCSTYAVTALEVHGPVKGTLLSVWRLLRCNPLTPGGVDHVPDKGRWRYHHPRDIPRFTVEEP
- a CDS encoding ParA family protein, with translation MSGSSIFDQLQAEHLALDEVAGGEFPHPERTRVIAVANQKGGVGKTSTAVNLAAALAEGGLHVLLIDADSQGNASTALGVEHDDDNASIYDVLVDGTPIKDVVSKTRFCETLWCVPATIDVAAVEIELISTAERESRLRRALVDYLVSRETDEQESLDYVIIDCPPSLGIMTINAFVAADEVLIPMQAEYYALEGLALLTRSIDRIARIHNPGLGVSMIVLTMFDGRTTLAREVESEVRSYFPDATLDTKVPRSIRVAEAPSFGAPVVFWDPRSTGAIAYKKMAREVALRGAPRNEGEEA